One segment of Nostoc flagelliforme CCNUN1 DNA contains the following:
- a CDS encoding tyrosine-type recombinase/integrase: MIFNFKKYISLISRSSLAYVWKHYKERHLALVALSVHPHMLRYACGFYLASHGHDTRAIQAYLGHKNIQHTIRYTELTSDRFQKFWLD, encoded by the coding sequence TATCACTAATAAGCCGCTCATCTCTTGCTTATGTATGGAAACATTACAAAGAAAGGCATCTTGCTCTTGTAGCTTTATCGGTGCATCCGCATATGTTACGTTATGCCTGCGGGTTTTATTTAGCATCTCATGGTCATGACACCAGAGCTATTCAGGCTTATCTGGGACATAAGAATATTCAACACACTATTCGCTACACAGAACTCACGAGCGATCGCTTCCAGAAATTTTGGCTCGACTGA
- a CDS encoding aliphatic sulfonate ABC transporter substrate-binding protein codes for MLTRLINQFLDAIKKRSLFQHHDIKIFILFFVIGIGLNLAIASCAPSNSANAPAQQPQVPKLTVLKMGHQKGMALLNIVKAQGSLEKRLQPLGISVTWNEFSSTAPLLDGMGAGAIVFGGGGGTGSVFAQAGNKSFVRVAAGTGSTRGSAILVQENSPIKTLSDLKGKKVAFAKGSGQHYIIVRALEKVGLKFSDIKPLYLTPAEALPAFERGDIDAWLIWDPYTAEAERKLRTRLLADNSTVFGEKAPLESPSFYYAAPDFVRDNPDILKTILQELEKAGSWSRENYQDSAKLLSKLYKIDLKTMETVEERGGQREVLPVTDEVLSGLQRMADTFYELKIIPKKIDVKDKNYNWFPKQKW; via the coding sequence ATGTTAACTCGATTGATAAATCAGTTTTTAGACGCTATCAAAAAAAGAAGCTTATTTCAACATCACGATATTAAAATCTTTATCCTGTTCTTTGTTATAGGTATAGGTTTAAATTTAGCGATCGCTTCTTGTGCTCCTAGTAATTCAGCTAATGCACCTGCACAGCAACCCCAAGTCCCCAAGCTAACAGTGCTTAAAATGGGACATCAAAAAGGAATGGCACTGCTGAATATTGTGAAAGCGCAAGGAAGTTTAGAAAAGCGCTTACAACCCTTGGGTATTTCTGTTACTTGGAATGAATTTTCCTCTACAGCACCTCTATTGGATGGGATGGGTGCAGGTGCGATCGTTTTTGGTGGTGGTGGCGGTACAGGAAGCGTCTTTGCTCAAGCAGGAAATAAATCATTTGTAAGAGTTGCAGCTGGTACAGGTAGCACTAGAGGTTCAGCTATTTTAGTTCAAGAAAATTCACCGATTAAGACTCTTTCTGATTTAAAAGGTAAGAAAGTTGCTTTTGCAAAAGGCTCTGGTCAGCACTACATTATTGTACGTGCTTTAGAGAAAGTAGGTTTGAAATTTAGTGATATTAAACCTCTTTACCTGACACCAGCCGAAGCTTTACCAGCTTTTGAGCGTGGTGATATTGATGCGTGGTTAATTTGGGACCCTTATACTGCTGAAGCTGAACGTAAACTTCGCACTCGTTTATTAGCAGATAATAGCACTGTATTTGGAGAGAAAGCTCCACTAGAAAGCCCAAGCTTTTATTATGCTGCTCCAGATTTTGTGCGCGATAATCCAGACATTCTTAAGACAATTTTACAAGAGCTAGAAAAGGCTGGTTCTTGGTCTAGAGAAAACTATCAGGATTCAGCTAAACTCCTTTCTAAGCTGTACAAAATTGATCTAAAAACAATGGAAACTGTAGAAGAACGTGGTGGTCAACGTGAGGTATTACCTGTAACAGATGAAGTTTTGAGTGGATTGCAACGTATGGCAGATACTTTCTATGAACTCAAAATAATTCCAAAGAAAATTGATGTTAAAGATAAAAATTACAACTGGTTTCCTAAACAAAAGTGGTAA
- a CDS encoding MetQ/NlpA family ABC transporter substrate-binding protein, producing MNFTIKTNRRFFLIALTSFAASTIFSSCSSPQNNSAANTTTNPSAASVANTSTTGAKDKIKVGVTPVPAGEILDFVKKNLAPEAGLDIETVTFNDFVQNNTALKDGLIDANYFQHIPFMEDYGKKHNFEMYAFTPQIHLNPVGIFSKRYKSLKDVPNKALVTIPDDVSNAHRALKVLEESGLIKLKPDVRPASPKDIIANPKNIQIKEIPGAQAIPSLPDVDLAGVTGNWIVQAGLKTDKDALALESANDPIYAVTVTTLKGKETDPRIQKLYKLLRDDKVKQFIKDKYQGAVLPIP from the coding sequence ATGAATTTCACCATCAAGACCAACCGTCGATTTTTTTTAATAGCCTTGACATCATTTGCGGCTTCTACAATATTTTCTAGCTGTAGTTCACCTCAAAATAATTCTGCTGCTAATACAACTACAAATCCCTCAGCAGCTTCAGTTGCTAATACATCTACAACTGGAGCTAAAGACAAAATCAAAGTTGGTGTAACACCAGTTCCAGCCGGAGAGATTTTAGATTTTGTCAAAAAGAATTTAGCGCCTGAAGCTGGGCTAGATATCGAAACAGTTACTTTCAATGACTTTGTGCAGAATAACACTGCCTTGAAAGATGGGCTAATTGATGCCAATTATTTCCAACATATTCCTTTTATGGAGGATTATGGCAAAAAACATAATTTCGAGATGTATGCCTTTACTCCCCAAATTCATTTGAATCCAGTGGGAATTTTTTCTAAAAGATATAAGTCTCTCAAGGATGTGCCTAATAAAGCCCTAGTCACCATTCCTGATGATGTGAGCAATGCTCATCGCGCTTTAAAAGTGTTGGAAGAATCAGGCTTAATAAAACTCAAGCCAGATGTCCGTCCTGCGAGTCCTAAAGATATTATTGCAAATCCCAAAAATATCCAAATTAAAGAAATACCAGGAGCGCAAGCAATTCCTAGTCTTCCTGATGTGGACTTAGCAGGAGTTACAGGTAATTGGATTGTACAAGCCGGATTGAAAACCGATAAAGACGCTTTAGCATTGGAGTCAGCTAACGACCCAATTTATGCTGTTACTGTCACAACATTAAAAGGCAAAGAAACCGATCCTAGAATTCAAAAACTGTATAAGTTGTTGCGTGACGATAAAGTTAAGCAATTTATTAAAGATAAATATCAAGGGGCAGTACTTCCCATTCCTTAA
- a CDS encoding methionine ABC transporter ATP-binding protein, with protein MIAFTDVRKVYNQGSQKVVALDGVSLLVKPGEIFGVLGQSGAGKSTLIRCVNQLEKPTSGSVVVDGQEMTKLSGDKLRQARQRIGMIFQHFNLLSCRTVVENIAFPLEVMGYSRLKRRAKVEELISLVGLTGKADAYPAQLSGGQKQRVGIARALAGEPKVLLSDEATSALDPQTTRSILDLLRDLNKRMGLTILLITHEMAVVKQICDSVAVLNAGKIVEKGYVSDLIAKPESFLSQEFFPHRNGYKPKPGAVIATIAFAGEQASQPIFATLARNFDVDVNILSGSVETVGDRRVGQFHVELEGQKVIQALKYLHEAEFEVQVH; from the coding sequence ATGATCGCATTTACTGATGTACGCAAAGTTTATAACCAAGGCAGCCAGAAAGTTGTAGCTTTAGATGGAGTAAGTCTTTTAGTAAAACCAGGAGAAATTTTTGGTGTTTTAGGTCAAAGTGGTGCAGGTAAAAGTACTTTAATTCGTTGTGTTAATCAGTTAGAAAAACCGACATCGGGTTCAGTTGTAGTTGACGGACAGGAGATGACAAAGCTTTCTGGAGATAAGTTACGTCAAGCTCGTCAACGTATTGGCATGATTTTTCAACATTTCAATTTACTTAGTTGCAGAACTGTCGTGGAAAACATTGCTTTTCCTCTGGAGGTGATGGGTTACAGTAGACTTAAACGCCGGGCTAAAGTGGAAGAATTGATTTCACTTGTTGGGTTGACAGGTAAGGCTGATGCTTATCCGGCACAACTTTCTGGCGGTCAAAAGCAACGGGTAGGTATTGCTAGAGCTTTGGCTGGAGAACCAAAAGTTTTACTTTCTGATGAAGCAACATCAGCACTTGATCCACAAACTACGAGGTCAATTTTAGATTTATTGCGTGACTTGAACAAGCGGATGGGTTTGACAATCTTACTGATTACCCATGAAATGGCTGTAGTCAAGCAAATCTGCGATAGTGTCGCTGTACTCAATGCTGGCAAGATTGTGGAAAAAGGATATGTTAGCGATTTAATCGCCAAGCCAGAATCATTTCTTTCACAAGAATTTTTTCCCCATCGCAATGGTTACAAACCAAAGCCTGGTGCAGTTATTGCCACGATCGCTTTTGCAGGAGAACAAGCTAGTCAACCGATTTTTGCCACCCTAGCCCGTAATTTTGATGTGGATGTCAATATCCTCAGTGGGAGTGTGGAAACAGTAGGCGATCGCCGAGTTGGTCAGTTTCACGTTGAATTAGAAGGTCAAAAGGTAATTCAAGCTTTGAAATATTTGCATGAAGCAGAATTTGAAGTACAGGTGCATTGA
- a CDS encoding MetQ/NlpA family ABC transporter substrate-binding protein encodes MFYPKFYRCYFILTTGVAIASIFFASCTPKPNSSTSQLVSQSTKTAILKVGSRNTTTEDVLKFIQKEIASTQGLDFQIVTIADSVKINDALKSGEIDANFFQHEPFMKQAAKRLSADFVMLNRSYTTITGLYSKRLKIKSLNEIPVGATIAISNDDSNQDRALKFLKHIDLINLKEKPGEYYSIKDVIKHPKNLQIKELDNYAIVRALDDLDLAVTSASFLVQAKVSLNPIVLDEIGIANKNYAVGLATVQSKVNDPNIQKLNQLVVDPKLKDYINNYFKGTIAPVF; translated from the coding sequence ATGTTTTATCCAAAGTTCTACCGTTGCTATTTTATTCTGACAACAGGGGTAGCGATCGCATCTATTTTTTTCGCCAGTTGTACACCAAAACCAAATTCATCTACGAGTCAATTAGTCAGCCAATCAACTAAAACAGCAATACTCAAAGTCGGTTCTCGAAATACCACTACTGAAGATGTTTTAAAGTTCATTCAAAAAGAAATAGCCTCCACTCAAGGCTTAGATTTTCAAATCGTGACTATCGCTGATTCAGTAAAGATTAACGATGCTCTTAAAAGTGGGGAAATTGATGCTAACTTTTTCCAGCATGAACCGTTTATGAAACAAGCTGCCAAAAGACTTAGCGCGGATTTTGTCATGTTAAATCGCAGTTATACTACCATAACCGGACTCTATTCAAAACGACTAAAGATAAAATCACTTAATGAAATTCCTGTAGGGGCGACAATTGCTATTTCTAATGATGACAGCAATCAAGACCGCGCCTTGAAATTCTTGAAACACATCGACTTAATCAATTTAAAAGAAAAGCCAGGGGAGTATTACAGTATCAAAGATGTTATTAAGCATCCCAAAAATCTCCAAATTAAGGAATTAGACAATTACGCTATTGTTAGAGCGTTAGACGATCTAGATTTAGCTGTGACATCTGCATCCTTCCTTGTGCAAGCAAAGGTATCTCTAAATCCCATTGTGTTAGATGAGATTGGCATAGCTAACAAAAATTATGCGGTGGGTTTAGCAACTGTACAATCAAAAGTAAATGATCCCAACATCCAAAAACTAAATCAATTAGTTGTCGATCCCAAATTGAAGGATTATATCAATAACTACTTCAAAGGGACAATCGCACCTGTATTTTAA
- a CDS encoding LLM class flavin-dependent oxidoreductase: protein MSRLKQLKLGAFMRPVSIHTGAWRYPGALPDANFNFPALKRFIQKLEQGKFDAFFMADHLAVLNMPVNALKRSHTVTSFEPFTLLSALASVTEHIGLVATASTTYDQPYHIARRFASLDHISGGRAGWNIVTTANPDAALNFGLEEEVEHDERYRRAREFYDVVTGLWDSFADDAFIRDVEAGIYFDPAKLHVLNHQGKYLSVRGPLNIARPVQGWPVIVQAGASEAGRQLAAETAEAVFAPAGNLEAGKALFADIKGRAQAIGRDPDSIKILPGALVIVGETVAEAHAKRLHLDSLVHYDSGIASLNSALGYDVSGFDPDGPLPEIPSTNAGHSSRERVIALAQRENLTIRQLAQRIGSYGGLAFVGTPQTIADEMEQWLTEEGSDGFNIMFPFLPEGLNDFVDKVVPELQRRGIFRQEYEGKTLRENLGLTRPVNRFFQTSLV, encoded by the coding sequence ATGAGCAGATTGAAGCAATTAAAACTAGGTGCTTTTATGCGCCCGGTAAGCATACATACAGGCGCTTGGCGCTATCCTGGGGCTTTGCCTGATGCTAATTTCAACTTCCCAGCCCTGAAACGATTCATCCAGAAACTAGAGCAAGGCAAGTTTGACGCATTCTTCATGGCTGACCACTTAGCGGTGCTGAATATGCCAGTTAACGCTCTAAAACGCAGCCATACTGTCACATCCTTTGAACCTTTCACTCTACTTTCTGCCCTTGCGAGTGTCACTGAACACATCGGACTAGTAGCCACCGCTTCCACAACATACGACCAGCCTTACCACATCGCTCGCCGCTTCGCGTCTCTCGACCATATTAGTGGCGGTCGCGCTGGCTGGAACATCGTCACCACAGCCAATCCAGACGCAGCGCTCAACTTTGGTTTAGAAGAAGAGGTAGAGCATGATGAACGCTATCGGCGGGCTAGAGAATTTTATGATGTTGTCACGGGTCTTTGGGATTCTTTTGCTGACGATGCGTTTATTCGGGACGTGGAAGCAGGGATTTATTTCGACCCTGCAAAGCTTCACGTTCTGAATCATCAGGGAAAATATCTCTCGGTGCGAGGGCCATTGAACATCGCCAGACCTGTCCAAGGCTGGCCGGTAATCGTTCAGGCAGGCGCATCCGAAGCCGGACGGCAATTAGCTGCTGAAACCGCCGAGGCTGTGTTTGCACCTGCTGGTAATCTGGAAGCCGGCAAAGCTTTATTTGCAGACATTAAGGGACGGGCGCAAGCAATTGGCCGTGACCCAGACAGTATAAAAATCCTTCCAGGTGCTTTAGTCATCGTGGGGGAAACCGTCGCCGAAGCACATGCCAAGCGTCTTCATTTAGATAGCTTAGTACATTATGACAGTGGGATCGCTAGTCTAAATAGTGCCCTTGGCTACGACGTTTCGGGTTTTGATCCCGATGGCCCCTTGCCAGAAATCCCATCGACTAACGCTGGTCACTCTTCACGAGAAAGAGTAATAGCCTTAGCGCAACGTGAGAACTTGACTATTCGACAACTGGCGCAACGCATTGGCAGTTACGGCGGACTGGCTTTCGTTGGCACACCCCAAACCATTGCCGATGAGATGGAGCAATGGTTGACAGAGGAAGGCTCTGACGGTTTCAACATCATGTTCCCTTTTCTTCCTGAAGGATTGAATGATTTTGTCGATAAAGTTGTGCCAGAACTCCAACGGCGTGGGATTTTCCGCCAAGAGTATGAGGGTAAGACGCTGCGCGAAAATTTGGGACTGACGCGCCCTGTCAACCGCTTCTTCCAGACTAGTTTGGTGTAA